Proteins encoded together in one Candidatus Zixiibacteriota bacterium window:
- a CDS encoding Fic family protein — protein MPFQPKFTITPGINKSLIEIERVRGFLDAIKIKEDWFSSIQKEALILESHYSTHIEGTALSLEQAKRILDGKKVKGVREDDRKELLNYKKAMGFVSKYLGKEDPITEGLIREIHKILVRGVRGGQAEPGKYRMVQNYVVNSKTKKIIYTPPPPLEVPPLMREFVEWLNDDKDISDIMVAGIAQFQFVHIHPFLDGNGRSARLLSTLILYKTGYDFKRLFTLSEYYDKDRSAYYEAIQSVREKNMDMTFWLEYFVEGLRSQMSTIKEKSQRVIKYDSVLQKASSMGLLERQVKALKYIIQNESISRSEYVEKLKVSLRTANYDLSLLETKGFIKRTGTGRTIRYVLG, from the coding sequence ATGCCATTTCAACCTAAATTCACTATAACCCCCGGAATAAATAAATCTCTGATAGAGATAGAAAGGGTAAGGGGGTTCTTAGATGCGATAAAGATTAAAGAGGATTGGTTTTCTTCCATCCAGAAGGAAGCTCTTATCTTAGAGTCGCACTATTCCACCCATATTGAGGGAACAGCCTTGAGTCTCGAGCAGGCAAAAAGGATTCTTGACGGTAAGAAAGTCAAGGGTGTAAGGGAGGATGACAGAAAGGAGCTTTTGAATTATAAGAAAGCAATGGGTTTTGTCTCCAAATATCTGGGCAAGGAAGATCCTATTACTGAAGGTCTAATTAGAGAAATCCATAAAATCCTGGTCAGGGGTGTAAGAGGTGGACAGGCTGAGCCTGGAAAATATCGTATGGTCCAGAATTATGTTGTAAATTCCAAGACAAAGAAGATCATCTACACCCCCCCTCCACCTTTAGAGGTACCTCCTCTGATGCGGGAATTCGTCGAGTGGTTAAATGACGATAAGGATATCTCAGATATTATGGTAGCGGGCATTGCTCAGTTTCAATTTGTGCATATTCATCCCTTTTTAGACGGCAACGGTCGCAGTGCCAGGTTATTATCCACTCTCATTCTTTATAAAACCGGGTATGATTTTAAGAGATTATTTACTCTTTCAGAATACTATGATAAAGACAGGTCGGCTTATTATGAAGCCATTCAATCGGTCAGAGAAAAAAATATGGATATGACCTTCTGGCTTGAATATTTTGTAGAAGGGTTGAGGTCACAGATGAGCACTATAAAGGAGAAAAGCCAGAGGGTAATTAAGTATGATTCTGTGCTGCAAAAGGCAAGCTCAATGGGTCTTTTGGAACGTCAGGTAAAGGCGTTGAAATATATTATTCAGAATGAAAGTATCTCCCGTTCAGAATATGTTGAAAAACTCAAGGTCTCTTTGCGCACCGCAAATTACGATTTGAGTTTACTGGAAACTAAAGGATTTATCAAAAGAACAGGTACAGGCAGGACAATAAGATATGTGCTTGGGTAA